GCGTTTTATTACTACCGCAAACAATTCTTCGATAAGGTAGATTTCTCCGATGGTCGTTTGCTCCGGTCTCCCTCTCTCTGGAACCGGGTAAATCAATATATGGATAAACTCACGGTCAAACACCCTGATTCTATTATTCAGTCTATCGACTATATTCTGGGGCTTGCCCGTCAAAACGATGATAATTTTGAATATCTGGTAGCCAAACTCCTCAATACGTGGGGGGTAGAAAGCAAACTGATGGGCATGGACGCTGTATATGTCCATATGGTGGAGCGGTATTATTTGTCAGGCGATGCCTGGTGGGCCGATTCTGCGCTGCTCAATAAGATGATCGAACGCGCGACTGCACTTAGTCCCAATCTCATTGGTCGCCCGGCACCCAACTTTGCCGCTTTTGACCTGAATGGAAACCCGCTTCCCCTGTATGATGTGGATGCCAAACTGACAATTCTCTATTTCTGGGACTATGACTGCGGGCATTGTAAAAAGATCACGCCGGAACTATCCAAAATATATCCCAAATACCTCAGTAAAGGGGTGAAAGTCTATGCCGTAAGCATCAACGGAGATGTGGAAGTGTGGAAGAAAAAACTGGTGGAATACGGACTCGGACAAGCTATAAACGTGCAGGATCACCGACGTCAGACAGGATTTGACGGGATGTATGATGTACTGAGTACACCGCGCATTTTTATTCTGGACAAAGATAAAATTATCCGCTACAAGCAGATCGCAGTTGAACAGGTGGAGGAAATCCTGGACAGAGAACTGGAAGAAATCGCTAAAAAAGATACACCAGGGAGCTGATAGGGGTTATTTCTGCATGATTGCAGTACAATTGTCGGTTTTGGTAAATCCGTCTGATTCGTACTGAACAGAAAAATTGAGGGTGAGGGTAGTTCCGCTAAAGCTGCCTTCACCCTCAAATGTATAGGCAATCACGCCACAGTCTATCGTTTGGGAGGCAATGCCGATTTCTGCACCGCTGATAGATGCCTCCAGCTTTATTTCGCCACCCGGGCAGTCGTAGTCGCCGAGGTTGTAGATATATACTTTCATCGGCTCGTTTTCGATTTCTTCAATAAAAACCGTATGGTTGGCGGTTGTCGTAAAACAACCTTCATATCGAATCTGGTAGGTGCCAAGAAACTTCTGAATCACCAGATTTTCACAAAAAACGCCTTCATAGCCATCCAGACACACACAGGAGCCATCTTCTTCCTGGCAGGCACCGCCATTGAGGCAGGTGACGGTTTCACAGGGTTTTTCTTTACAGGAAAGAAAGAAAAACGGAACAAGGATGAAGAGGAAAAGTGTTTTTCGGGTCATGGGTTTGGGGTTTATGGAAAAAAATAAAAACTTTGATTCAGAAAAAGTATCTGTAATTATAACGATTAAAAAGAAAAGGAGAGCTATTGACTCTCCTTAACATTATAACTCAGCTGAAAAATAAAAGTTTTTCAGGCAAATTGTTCGATCACATTTTTAAGTTGCGTTTTCGGCATAACCCCTGAGCCGCGCCATTTTACCTGACCTTCCTGAAACAAGATAAAGGTCGGGATACCCATAATCTGGTATGCCTGGGCTACCTGCGGGTTTTTATCCACATCAACTTTGATAATATTGGCTTTCTCCTTCATCTCGGCAGCCAGTTCGCGCAGTACGGGAGCCATCGCATGGCAGGGACCGCACCAATCTGCATAGAAATCTACCAGCACGGGCTGGCTGGACTGAATGAGCGAAGCGAAGGATGTTTTAGGTTGAGACATAATTTTCAGGAAGTAACTTTACATGTGTTAAGACCAAAAATTGCGTATAGCGGGCAGAAGCTGACAATACTTGTCAGAATAAAAATACCTGCTACTACGCCCAGAATAATGGCAAGTGTACCGCCGATGACATTTGTGAAATATAGCGCAGCGATTACCACAGCAACCAGGATGCGTACAATTCTGTCGGTGTTTCCCATGTTCCTTTTCATAGTAAGTTAGATTAGCGTGATTGAATTAAAAGTACAATTCCAGAGATAGTGCCGATACAAATGATGCATACAAGCACCAGTTTGAATACTTTTTGTATGACACTTTGCTCTTTCATAATGCTAAACTAATACATAGTATACCTCCAGATCAGTGACTTGTGTCACATACCGAGTAATTTTATTTCATTTCGGGCCAACTTAATCTTCCCGGAGGACTCCAGTTTTTTTAAGGTGCGTGAAATTACCTCCCTTGCAGTGCCCATATCGTTGGCAATTTCCTGATGTGTGCTGTGCAGGGTGTCTGTACTCTGATTGACTGCACGGGTTTTCAGATATTCAAAGAGCCGTTCATCCAGATTTCTGAAGACCAGCTGATCGACCGTGTTGAGCAGATCCAGATAGCGCAGGTTATATAGACTAAAGAGAAACCGGTTAAGTGAAGGATATTTGCGCAGCCAGCCGTCAAGCCGCTCTACAGGAATTAACAGGAGATCGGTTTCTGTTTCGGTTACCGCCTGAATTTTGCTCTCCGAATGTGTCATATAGGATGAAAAAGACATAATACACGATTCTCCCGGGCGGATATAGTACAGCAATAAATCTTTTTCTTCTCCCATACTGGAAGCTTTGATGAGACCCCGGAGTACTACGGGTAAGACGTGAACAGAGGACCCTTCTTCCAATATCACCGTATGAGCCGGCAAGGTTTTTAGCAATCCGTATTGTTTGATTTCTTCCAGAAAATCTTTCTCGGCAAAAGGGATATATTGGGTGATTAATTGGTCCATAATAATTGCTGATTGTTGCTGTATTTACAATAATTCAGGGAAATATCCTCCCAATCTGCGTTAAACTTCCTCTCCCACAGCCACCGGCCGCTCCGGATTTGTAATCCATTCACTCCATGAACCGGGGTAAAGTTTTCCCATGCCCAGACCCGCATGCGCCATGGCAAGCAGATTGTGACATGCGGTAACTCCTGATCCACAATAAGTTACAGATTCTTCAGGGTTGGTATTACCTAATACTTCCAAAAACCTGTTTTTAAGTTCCTCCGGGGGAAGAAAATAGCCCTCATTCCCGATATTACCTGCAAACGGGAGTGATTTTCCTCCGGGAATATGCCCGGCTACAGGGTCGATCGGTTCTGTTTCACCCAGATAACGAGGCCTTTCACGGGCATCTATCAATGTGCAGGCATGCTTTGTTTTGGCATATGTAAAATCTTCGATATCAGCGATATATTCGTTTCTGATTTGCGCTGTGAATGTTCCTCCGGGCCCCAAAAAAGGCTGGTCCGATACCGGATGCCCTGCTTGTTTCCATTTTGCCCAGCCGCCGTCCAACACAGCTGTCTGATCGTGCCCCAACCACCGCAACAGCCACCAAAGCCGTGCGGCAATTCCTCCGGCTCCCTGATCGTAAACGACTACCTGAGTGTGGGTTTCAATTCCCCAACTGGAAAAAAGGGCTACCAGTTTATCCGTATCCGGCAAAGGATGGCGGCCGCTTTTGCCCGGGATTATAGGAGAAGACAGATCCCGGTCAAGGTGGGCATATACAGCGCCGGGAATGTGAGAATTCCCATATTCGGTTTCGCCCCAACGGGTATCGCCAAGGTTAAACCGGCAGTCGACGATCCTGAAATTGGAATCATTGAGATGGGGGAGAAGGTCATGAGCAGAAATGAGGGTAGTAAACATATTATTCAAAATCAGGAATCAAAATCAGGAATCAAAAGATAACCGAGGCAGAAGAAGACAATTCCGATCTGCCTTTCCGGAAAATTTTCAAATAAAAACGCTACTGCAATCAGGCCGGTAAAGGCTACCATAAGGGTGTTTTTTCTCCGGAATGCATTTTTTAAAGGGTAAAAAATCACCCATAAAAGATACAGAAAACCCACAATACCTACACCACTGAGATACTTCAGATACAGGTTGTGGGGAATTTTTATATGGTCGGGTACCGTCGTGTACATGCCTATTTGGATGAGATGGCGTTCGATTTCCGGGCCAATATCTTCGAGTCCGGTACCGACAACAGGATTTTCAGTGAAAATATCCCAGGCCTCGCCCCAGGCGAGGAGCCGTGAAGAAATCGAGTTGTCCTTATATATTCCCGATTGGTTTTTATACTGGTTGTAGTCCCAAATACTCACCTGGACTCTTGTATGAAAAGAAGGAATGGTATAGTAGGCGATTACCGGAAGCAAGACTAACAGTAACAAAAAAGACAATCCTTCTTTCCATCTCTTTTGTGTCATGATCTCCATCATGAGCCATGCCAACCCCCCCGCATAAAAACTCACCTGGGCTGTACGGCTATTGAGGATGTGCAGGGAAACGATATTTACCGCAGTAGCCAAAATCAGTAGAAACAATAGCTTTCGGCTCAGATACTGCCTTTTTTTCAATATCAAAAATATACCAAGAATACAGGCGAAGGCCAGCAATAAACCAAAGTAAATATGGCTGATACTTCCAAAAACATCAATATTGCTGTTCTGCCGTACTTTCTCCATTTCTTCTGCATAGTTTTTCCAGAATATCGAGAGCGTAATGATCGCCCAGAGGCATTGAACAAAAATGAAGGTCAGGCCCAGTATATATTTTTGTTTGCCGTTAAGTGCCGGTAAAAGCACCAGGGCGACAGGAATCAGTAGAATAGACAGTTTAGTTTTGACGTCCCGGAGCCAGCCATCGGAGTTTTCGGTGAAAATACCAGAGATCACGGCAATAAAAAAAAGCCCGGCAAGCAGGCCGGCCGAGCGAAGTTTTTCTCTGTTAATGGAAAAGTTTTGGCGGTTTTGCCAGAGATTCCAAAGCCCGGCAGCCAGTAAAGATACCATTCCAAAACTGAGAACGGCTTTGGAAGCGGTAAGTCCCCCCACCATTGCGAGCAGGAGGAAAAACGAAACATTGGCGGGGGTGAAATAGCTTTTCATGAGCCGGGAAATAAAGAAATTCGTGCGAGAAAAACCATTTATTCACCATACAAAACCGGAAAATCCATATCCAGCCGGGCCTGCATATCGCTGATAATTTGGATTACCTGTTCCTTGTAATCATCATCCAGCTGATTCCAGTTTGTTCTGCGGTTATCCAGCTTTGCAGGAAGTTTGGATGCAAAGTGTATGGGAAAAGGCAATTGCGCGAAATCACAGATTTGCCGGGTGAAAGCTACCGGGTTGTTGCAGAAGTTTTCATAGCGAAGGGTAAGCGTGTCCGGTTTCTGATACCAGTTTTCGTAAAAATACTCCATACTCCGCACCCAGAAATTGGCCCGTGCATATAGCTGGTGTTCGGGGTTTTCTGTATTTCTTTTCCAGTAGTCTTTCGAAACAATTTGCCCAGGGCCATCGCGAAGGATGATAACTTTTCGAATATCATCTTTGCCAAAATTCTCCTGCAAAAACGAAGGCATATAAAAGAGCCAGGGATTTTTTAGAAGTAAGGTTTGGGAGGAAGGTACGGAAAACTTTCGGTCAAAGATTTTCCGAAACCGGTGATGGGTTTCGGCGTCAAACCGCGGTTCCTGATAATGGACAAAACCTTCCCGGTTGATGGTGGCATAATCATCTTCCAGCCGGATAAATCCCGCATCAAATTTCCTAAGGATTTTGGTGAGGGTGCGTTCTTCCAGGTTTGGCTTAAAGCGCGCCCTCCGGAGACAGATTTGCGGGTGTTTTCTCAGGATGTCCACCAGCAAGGTAGTGCCGCTGTTCCAGTATCCGACAATAAAAATTGATTTCACGATTATCCACCCCAATTGAGTTCGATGCCCTGTTTTCCGGGTTCCGGGAATAAACAACTGAAATTATACTGTTGTTTTTCAGCTTCCGTAAAGACACTGCGAAGAACTTCATTGTCGTGGTTAAAAGCAAAAACAATTTCTTTGGACATGTCTCTTTTTGGGTGGAGGATAATGCGGGCCATAGCTTCTTTATTGGGGAGTCCATGGCGGCTGCCGTCGGTGCTGACAACATAATAACTTCCGTCAACGAGGTCGAGCATTTCATGGGTATTGCTCGCTTTACTGGAATGGTGGGAGAGTTTTACCACATCCACTTTCATGCGGTTTTCCTCAGAATAACCCAGCGCGCGGAGGCTTTCGCCTACTACTTTGCCATGCGCATCGCCCAATAAAAGCATCTTTACGCCACCATATTCAAAAGTGAATGCAATGCTACTGCCGTTGGGAATAGAAGTATCTGCATTTTCTTTATTTTGAGCCAAAACTTCCAGCGGTTGGTCGTAGTCGAGGGTAATGACAGCCCGGGTACTTTCCATTTCTTCCTGCCATTCGCGGTTGAGTTTGGCGAGTCCTTCTTCTGCAGGTGAGAGAATGGTGAGTGTTGCCCCATAGAGTTCGTGGATCTGCCCGGTCATAACTGGTTGGGTATGCCAGTTGCCATTTTCCTCCAGAAAATCTTCCAGACTTATGCCTTGCGCGAGGCTTCTGGATTTGTCGCCGGTATCGGGCAATGCCACAGCCCGGGAGTTATCAGGTTGCTGGTTGAAGTAAGCGGAAAGCAGGACACCAGAGTTGAACCAGAACTGTTTTATCCAGTCTTTGGGAAACGTGGCATCATTGCAGAAGGCAAGTACACCACCGATATGATCCTGATCTACATGGGTTACGACCAGCAGATCAATGGATGCATTGGCTTCGTGCATGCGTTTGAGAAAGTCCTTATGATAGTTTTGGTAAGATTTCACCAACCCACCGTCAATCCATATATAATGACTTGATCCTGCATGGTCTTCAAAACCTAACAGCAGCGTATCTCCATTGTTTGCCGGAAGGGACGCAAATTTCACACGAGGCCTGGGCGGCTCAGGTGTTGGTTCTTCCGGCTTGGAAACAACTTCGTCATCGGGTAGATCCGGAACGAGAACAGGGCCCTTGGTATCATTGCTACCGGAAGATTCGGCTTTTGGAGGTATAACAGGATCTTGTTTGGGTTTGGTTTCCGGTTCAGGCTGGGGATCCTGATTTGGTTCCATATCAGGGGTGTTTCCAAACAAATTGAAAAAAAAGCTTTTAATGATGCGGACGATTCGGGTAATCATAGGGGAGAGGTTTGTTTAGCTGCTATATTAGTGATAATCAGGAACTAAGCCAAAGGATAAAATTTCTATTAATTTTTGGTGTATCTGATGAAATAAAAGTTGTAACTTATTTCAGAATTGGAAGCAACCAGAATTTCGAATATACAGATACTAATAATCAGGAATTTATGTATGACATTGTCTGTCTCCGGTATAGCTGCAAATGATTGCCCAATTCTTCCACGTTAATTTATTATTGTATGATTTACTTTTATTTCATACCTTAGATTGAGAATCAGGAACTAAACAAGTTTAGGCCTGTTCTGAAAAGGATCCATGTATTTACCTAACGACTACTATTATGAACAAAACCCACCCTTATTTGGTGCTTCACCATCTATTTAATCGAAAATCAAAAATCTTACTTCTGAGTGCCTGTATGATGTTATTTGCTCAGATTGGCTTTGCGCAATCTCAGAAAATAACCGGTACAGTATTGTCTCAGGACGGTTCTGCTTTGGCTGGAGCGACCGTACTGGCCAAAGGAACGCAGCGTGGCGTTCTGACTGACGGCGAAGGTACCTATAGCCTGGATGTACCTGCCGGTGTTACCACCCTGGTTGTTTCCTACATTGGTTTTACTACTCAGGAGGTAGAAATTGCCGGTCGCAGCCAGATCAATATTTCTATGGTAGAAAGTTCTTCTACTTTGGATGAGGTCGTAGTGGTTGCCTACGGTACGCAAAAGAAAGCTACCGTTACCGGGGCCGTTGTGGGTGTTTCCGGAAAAGATATCATGCCTTCTCCGGCAGTCGATATCTCCAACTCATTGGCAGGTCGTCTGCCTGGTCTGGTTGTGATCCAGCCAAGTGGTGAGCCTGGCTACGACGGTGCGCTTATCCGTATCAGAGGTACAAACACACTGGGAAACAGCAGCCCGCTGGTAGTAATTGACGGTATTCCTGATCGTGATGGTGGTTTAGGCCGACTGAGCCCGCAGGATATCGAGTCTATCTCTGTACTGAAAGATGCTTCTGCTGCGATCTATGGAGCAAGAGCGGCAAATGGTGCAATCCTGATCACTACCAAACGCGGTAAAACAGGTAAGCCCTCCGTTACTTATGATTTCAATCAGGGATGGGCACAGCCAACGGTTATTCCCCAAATGTCAAATGCTGTTGAGTATGCCAATATCATGAACGAGCTGCCGATCTACAGAACAATCCCTGTGGATGAGTGGGCTACCGCATGGCAAAGCATTCAGACTACAGGTACTTATGATTCTCCTACGCCGGGTGTTTCTACCCTGAATGCGAACTACAGCCCTGATGCTGTTCGCAAGCATGGCGATGGTTCTGATCCCTGGGGATATCCTGACACCGACTGGTTTGGTGATGCGTTTAAAACCTGGTCTCCTCAGGCACGTCACAACCTGCAAATCGGTGGTGGTTCTGAAAGCGTAAAATATATGGCGTCTATGGGTTATGTAAACCAGGATGCGTATTACAAAAATTCGGCTACCCGTTATCAGCAGTACAGCCTTCGTATCAATCTTGATGCAAAAGTAAACAAGTACATCAATACGAGCCTGGGTCTGATGACACGTCGCGAAGATCGCCGGTTCCCGACTCAGTCAGCGGGTGCAATTTTCCGTATGCTGATGCGTGGAAGACCCACCGAGCCGGAAGTATGGCCCAATGGCCTGCCAGGACCTGACATCGAAAATGGTCAGAATCCTTATGTAATCACTACCAACGCTACAGGTTATCAGGACAATCCTACCGGTTACCTGCAGGCTAATGGCTCTGTAGTTGTTACCAATCCATGGATTGAAGGACTGAAGCTGACACTGAGTGGCTCTATTGACCAAAACAGCCAAACTAATAAGATCTGGGAAACTCCCTGGAGTCTTTATTATTGGGATCGCGTTTCTTATGAAGCAGATGGTAAAACCCCGCTGTTGGTGGGTGCCGTTCGTTCCAACTTTAAAGATCCACGCCTTACACAGGGTTACAGCAGTGTGCTGAATACCAACATGACCGGTATGCTTTCTTATGACCGCACTTTTGGTGGCCATACACTGAACCTTCTGGCAGGGGTAACCAGAGAGAAATTTACCGGAGAAGGATTTTTTGCATTCCGTAGAAACTATATTTCTGGTGCGGTTGATCAGTTGTTTGCCGGTGGATCACTCCAGCAAAATACAGGGGGTAGCGCTTATGAAAGAGCTCGCCTTGGTTACTACGGTCGTGCGCAATACAACTATAAAGAAAGATATCTGGCAGAATTTATCTGGAGATATGATGGTTCTTACATTTTCCCGGAATCACAAAGATTCGGCTTCTTCCCAGGTATCCTCGCAGGTTGGAATATCTCCAATGAAGATTTCTTCAATGTGAGCTTCGTCAACTATCTGAAACTCCGTGGATCTTTCGGCCAGATGGGTAATGACCAGGTATTCTACAATGGTGCCCTTCAGGAATATGCCTATCTGTCAACCTATGGTTTCGGTGCCTATCCTATCAATGGTGCTGTGGCTACTACCCTCAGAGAGACAATTCTTGCTAACCCTAACTTTACATGGGAAAGAGCGAATAACCTGAACGTGGGTCTTGATGGATCACTTTTTGGTGGTAAAGTTGACTTTACTTTCGAATACTTCTACAACAGACGTGATCAGATCCTGATCCAGTTGACGGGTTCTACTCCTGCATCATCCGGTATTAGTTCACTCCTCCCTCCTGTGAATGGTGGTAAAGTTGACAACCGTGGTTTCGAGTTTAATGTTGCTTACAATGGAAGTACTTCTGGAAACTTAATGTTCCGCGCCGGTCTCAACGGTGGATATGCACAAAACAAAGTGGTATTCATGGATGAAATCCCTGGTGCACCAGAATATCAGCTGCAGGAAGGCAAACCAATTGGCGGTTATTTAGTTTATAAGTCAGACGGTGTATTCATGGACAAAGCTGCGATCGAAGCTAATACCATTGACTACAGTGCCGTTACTTCTCAACTGATTCCCGGTGATATGAGATTTGAAGATGTAGACGGAGATGGAAAAATTACAGCAGACGACCGTGTACGTCTGAACCAAAATGCAACGCCAACCTTCAACTTTGGTGCTACGCTGATGCTTCAATACAAAGGATTTGATCTGAATGCCCTTCTTCAGGGTGCTACAGGTGCTTCTATCCGTTTTGGAACAGAATCAGGTGATATCGGTAACTTCCTGAAATACAGCTATGACAACCGGTGGTCTATTGACAATCCTAGCAGTGAGCATCCTCGTCTGGCTAGTAGAGGTGATACTTACTTTACCGGTGGTAGCTTTGGTAACAATACCTACTTCCTTTTCAGCAAGAATTATATCCGTCTGAAAAACCTGGAATTGGGTTACCGGATCTCTCCTGATGTACTTTCAAAAGTGAAAGTAGGCAGCGTAAGGTTCTATGTCAATGCACTGAACCTCGTTACGTTTGATAAACTGAAGATATTTGACCCGGAAACAACAACAGGTAGTGGTGTTTACTATCCACAGGCCAGAGTCATTAATGCAGGTTTTAGTCTAACATTCTAAGATAATCTGAAATGAAGATAACCAAAAAACTACTTCTTATAGCCTTGTCTGTGTCGGCTGTACTGCTGTCATGTAACAAGGACTTTCTAAATACTCAGCCGCTTGATAAGATTTCGAGTGAGGCTACCTGGGCTGATGGCCCCCTTTCTGAGGCTTTTATTTTTAACGTATACTCTTTCCTCGGTTATGGAGGTTTTGAAGAACAGGGACTCTCTGCGATTACCGATGAGGCGATGTTTACGCATGCCGGCCGGAATATCAACCCCTTCAATGAAGGAACAGAAAGCCCTTCCAGCCTTGCATGGATGAGTAGTACTTATGAGTGGGGAACCATGTACCTGGCAATCAGACAGGCGAATATAGCCATCGACAGGCTGCCTACTTCTTCCTTTGACGATGATGCACTCCGCGATCGTCTGCTGGGTGAGGCGCATTTTCTGCGCGCTTATTACTATCACCAGTTGGTTCGCTATTACGGTGGTGTACCTATCATCGATAAGCCTTATGGTCTGGATGAAGATTATTCTATTGAAAGAAATACCTGGGCACAATGTGTGGACTTCATTGTAGGTGATCTTGATAAGGCTGCTACGCTTCTGGATGGCAAGGCAGAAACGCCAGGCCGTGCTTCCAAGCTTGCTGCCATGGCGTTAAAAGCCAGAATCCTTCTGTATGCTGCCAGTGACCTTCATGACGGGCCTACTGTTCAGTCCAAGTCAAACACATTGGGTTCTTATGCAAACCTGGATCTGATTGCGTATACTTCCGGAGACCGCGCCTCCCGCTGGCAAGCTGCAAAATCAGCTGCTAAGGCAGTACTTGATGCAGGACAAGGTTACAAGCTGGATCTTACTGCTCCGGTTTCTGCTGAAGAAGGCAAAGCCAACTATATTTCCATCTATACCGGTGGTGGAAGTGCTGTCGGTGATGCATCTGCAGCAGTAGAACTTCTGTTTCAGCGTACACATACTGCGCTTTATACCCAGGAAGATAACTGGCCATTAGGTGGTATTCACTTTGGTATCAATAATGGTCCAAACGGTTACCACAACTGGGCAGGTAATACGCCTATTCAGCAGCTGGTGGATGACTACGAAATGATGGACGGTTCAAAATTTGACTGGAGCAATCCCACACAGGCGGCTGATCCTTATGCAGATCGCGACCCTCGTTTTTATGCGAGTATCATGTATGACGGTGCAGGTTGGAAACCACGCCCTTCTGACGTAACTGCTTTGGATCCTGCCAACCAGATTCAGACTGGCTACTACGATGACGGAGCGGGCGGTACGATCAATGGTATTGATACCCGTGAGTCAGCTATTGAAAACTGGAACGGTAGCCGTACCCATTACTACGTGCGTAAATTTATCGATCCGGATCCGGCATTAGCTGATAACCAGTCAAGTGCGCAGGTTATTCCATGGCCCTTTATTCGCTACACTGAAATGGCACTTGCCTATGCAGAGGCTTGTATCAAAACCGGTGATGATGGTGAAGCCAGAGCCTGGATCAACAAAATTCGTTTCCGCGTGGGTATGCCTGAAGTTACCGAATCCGGTGAGGCACTGTTGGCTCGCCTGATCAATGAGCGCCGTGTGGAACTGGCTTATGAAGAACACCGCTACCATGATGCCCGCAGATGGATGATTGCGAATGAAACTCTCGGAAGAGGTATCAAAGCGATCAACATTACGGCTACCCTCAAGCCCGGTGCAACCCCACATGTTCCATACAGACATGATAAGGCGGTATATGACTACACTTACACAGTGGTAGATAATACCGAAAATGAGACCCGTACATGGAATGATAAAATGTACTTCAGACCTTTCAACAGAGATGAGATCAGCCGTAATGAAAAGCTGATCCAAAACCCTGGTTATTGATCTGTTTGCTGATTCATTTCCTATAATAAGAAAATCTATCTCTGAGTTATTGGAGATAGATTTTCTTACTTTTGTACCTATTATGAAATTCCATTCCCAAATAAAAATAGCCTTAACCGGCGTGTTTTTTCTTCTGACATTTACCAGTTGCCATAAGGAAAAACCTGAAAATTCTACGGGCTTGGCTGCTTTACCCCAATTGCCGCCATTATTTACCCTCTTACAGCCGGATCAAACCAATGTCCGTTTTCAGAACACACTCACTGAAGGCCTGAATACAAATATTCTGATGTATGAGTATTTCTACAACGGTGGAGGCGTCGCGGTCGGTGATTTGAACGGAGACGGGCTGCCTGATCTGTATTTTACCTCCAATATGAGCGACAACAAATTGTATATCAATCAAGGCGATATGCAGTTTGAAGACGCTACAAGCGTTTCCGGTGCTGCCGGAAGGCTCGGCCCATGGAAAACCGGCGTTACGGTTGTCGATATCAACGGCGATCATAAACTCGATCTCTACCTTTCCTATTCCGGCGCCCTACCTGATGAAAAACGCGCAAATCAATTGTTTGTCAATCAGGGGAATGATAGCAATAATTTTCCTGTTTTTACTGATAAAGCGGCTGAATATGGATTGGCCAGCCAGGGGTTTAGTAATCAGGCATATTTTTTTGATTATGACCGCGACGGAGACCTCGACGCAGTTATCCTCAACCACAACCCCAAATCTCTGCCTGTCCTCAACGAAGTCAGCACAGCTGAGTTTCTTAAAAAAGATGATCCCTTCCGTGGCGTCCGTTTATACAAACAAACAAACAATGTTTTTGAAGACGTAACGGAAAAAGCTGGAATCAGCGGATCTGCGCTTACCTATGGTCTCGGAGTGGGCATTACAGATGTAAATAATGATGGATGGCCTGATTTTTACATTTCCAATGATTATGCTGTTCCGGACTATTTATACATCAACAATCAGAATGGAACATTTTCTAATAAACTCC
The Bacteroidia bacterium DNA segment above includes these coding regions:
- a CDS encoding Zn-dependent hydrolase; protein product: MEPNQDPQPEPETKPKQDPVIPPKAESSGSNDTKGPVLVPDLPDDEVVSKPEEPTPEPPRPRVKFASLPANNGDTLLLGFEDHAGSSHYIWIDGGLVKSYQNYHKDFLKRMHEANASIDLLVVTHVDQDHIGGVLAFCNDATFPKDWIKQFWFNSGVLLSAYFNQQPDNSRAVALPDTGDKSRSLAQGISLEDFLEENGNWHTQPVMTGQIHELYGATLTILSPAEEGLAKLNREWQEEMESTRAVITLDYDQPLEVLAQNKENADTSIPNGSSIAFTFEYGGVKMLLLGDAHGKVVGESLRALGYSEENRMKVDVVKLSHHSSKASNTHEMLDLVDGSYYVVSTDGSRHGLPNKEAMARIILHPKRDMSKEIVFAFNHDNEVLRSVFTEAEKQQYNFSCLFPEPGKQGIELNWGG
- a CDS encoding TonB-dependent receptor; amino-acid sequence: MMLFAQIGFAQSQKITGTVLSQDGSALAGATVLAKGTQRGVLTDGEGTYSLDVPAGVTTLVVSYIGFTTQEVEIAGRSQINISMVESSSTLDEVVVVAYGTQKKATVTGAVVGVSGKDIMPSPAVDISNSLAGRLPGLVVIQPSGEPGYDGALIRIRGTNTLGNSSPLVVIDGIPDRDGGLGRLSPQDIESISVLKDASAAIYGARAANGAILITTKRGKTGKPSVTYDFNQGWAQPTVIPQMSNAVEYANIMNELPIYRTIPVDEWATAWQSIQTTGTYDSPTPGVSTLNANYSPDAVRKHGDGSDPWGYPDTDWFGDAFKTWSPQARHNLQIGGGSESVKYMASMGYVNQDAYYKNSATRYQQYSLRINLDAKVNKYINTSLGLMTRREDRRFPTQSAGAIFRMLMRGRPTEPEVWPNGLPGPDIENGQNPYVITTNATGYQDNPTGYLQANGSVVVTNPWIEGLKLTLSGSIDQNSQTNKIWETPWSLYYWDRVSYEADGKTPLLVGAVRSNFKDPRLTQGYSSVLNTNMTGMLSYDRTFGGHTLNLLAGVTREKFTGEGFFAFRRNYISGAVDQLFAGGSLQQNTGGSAYERARLGYYGRAQYNYKERYLAEFIWRYDGSYIFPESQRFGFFPGILAGWNISNEDFFNVSFVNYLKLRGSFGQMGNDQVFYNGALQEYAYLSTYGFGAYPINGAVATTLRETILANPNFTWERANNLNVGLDGSLFGGKVDFTFEYFYNRRDQILIQLTGSTPASSGISSLLPPVNGGKVDNRGFEFNVAYNGSTSGNLMFRAGLNGGYAQNKVVFMDEIPGAPEYQLQEGKPIGGYLVYKSDGVFMDKAAIEANTIDYSAVTSQLIPGDMRFEDVDGDGKITADDRVRLNQNATPTFNFGATLMLQYKGFDLNALLQGATGASIRFGTESGDIGNFLKYSYDNRWSIDNPSSEHPRLASRGDTYFTGGSFGNNTYFLFSKNYIRLKNLELGYRISPDVLSKVKVGSVRFYVNALNLVTFDKLKIFDPETTTGSGVYYPQARVINAGFSLTF
- a CDS encoding RagB/SusD family nutrient uptake outer membrane protein gives rise to the protein MKITKKLLLIALSVSAVLLSCNKDFLNTQPLDKISSEATWADGPLSEAFIFNVYSFLGYGGFEEQGLSAITDEAMFTHAGRNINPFNEGTESPSSLAWMSSTYEWGTMYLAIRQANIAIDRLPTSSFDDDALRDRLLGEAHFLRAYYYHQLVRYYGGVPIIDKPYGLDEDYSIERNTWAQCVDFIVGDLDKAATLLDGKAETPGRASKLAAMALKARILLYAASDLHDGPTVQSKSNTLGSYANLDLIAYTSGDRASRWQAAKSAAKAVLDAGQGYKLDLTAPVSAEEGKANYISIYTGGGSAVGDASAAVELLFQRTHTALYTQEDNWPLGGIHFGINNGPNGYHNWAGNTPIQQLVDDYEMMDGSKFDWSNPTQAADPYADRDPRFYASIMYDGAGWKPRPSDVTALDPANQIQTGYYDDGAGGTINGIDTRESAIENWNGSRTHYYVRKFIDPDPALADNQSSAQVIPWPFIRYTEMALAYAEACIKTGDDGEARAWINKIRFRVGMPEVTESGEALLARLINERRVELAYEEHRYHDARRWMIANETLGRGIKAINITATLKPGATPHVPYRHDKAVYDYTYTVVDNTENETRTWNDKMYFRPFNRDEISRNEKLIQNPGY